TGAAGACGCAGATATTTGACCTCTGTTGTGCTCGTTGAGTCATGGAAATCACTATGTTCCAGTATCAATACGGCAATATATGGTCATATCCCGGATGCCGATATCATACGGCCACCATATGAGATTATGGGATATCATACGGtcaccatatcatatcatatggtaatatcaatatatggtaatacgtattgccatatcgcaaatactattggacacactgCCTTTGGTGACAGCATTTTCAACCTTCTCAGGCACATGGCGGCAGTAAGCCCCCTGGCGGCCGCTCTAGCCATGTGCTCCTGGTACCGCAGGCCTACGTCCATAACCACTCCCAGGATTTTTGCGCTGTTTCTAGGCTTGACGTCCTTTCCTTTGATCAGAAACGGCTCGGCACTGTTTCGCGCCGTGACTCGCGTGAAGTGAATGACCATCGTCTTTTCCGCTTCAAACGTTGCACCGCTGCGCTTTTCCCACTCGAGCGCACCTTCAATAATTGACTGAATACCTGACCGGTTCGCCTCCGCGGTCGGGCCGGTCACCCAGGCCGAGTAGTCGTCAATGAAGGCAATGGATCCGCCTTCCGCCTTAATCCTTCGCTGTACTAGGTCTGCGttgaagaaaagaaacaagatTGGCGATAGTGGCGACCCCTGCGGCAGGCCGGCTTGGGGCAGTTTACGTACTTCCGATGCGTGCCCGTTCACGACTATGGAGGCCGCTCGGTCTGAGCAAAAGGCTCCAACCCACCTTATCAGCCTGTCCGGTATCCCTCGCGCTTTCATCCTAGCCAGCAGTCGCTCTTTGCACACCCCGTTGTAGGCGCCTTTGACATCGAAACTGATCAGGCTGAGTACCTTGCGAGCTCGCCATGCCTTGTAGATTTGTTCCTGCAGCAATAGGAGCGCTTGCTCCGCAGATCGTCGCTTCCTCGCTCCGAAGTGGTTTGCAGGCAGGAGCCCGTAGGTCTCTACCGCATAAGAGATGCGCTCAGCGATGACCGCTTCCATTATCTTCCCGAGCGTTGACAAAAGAGATATCGGCCGCCACGCTTTGGCGTCTGTATAATCGCCCTTGTCCGGCTTCTTGAGCGGAATGATTTTCGCCCTCCGCCATTGGCGAGGCACTGTGCCGTCCCTGAGCGACGCATCGAAGAGAGTCAGCACCCGGTACTTCACTACCGGCCAGAGCCGTCTCCACACCATCGCCGGGACGCCATCGTCTCCAGGTGCTTTCCAAGGTTTCGCTGCCATGACTTTAACTTCGATCTCTTCCAGCGTCAGGTCCGGCATAGATACCGCTCGTCGTTGCTGTCTCTCCCCTTCCTCGTCGATCCTCGCCGGCAAAGGCGGGAAGAAAGTGCTCAGCAGCTGCTCTGCTTGATCTGTCTTGCTCTCTGTCATGGATCCGTCTTCCCTCTTGAGGGGTGGCACTTTGTCGCCCATGTTGTCCTTTCCAGGTTCGAGATATTTGGCCGCCTTCCAGATGTTGACATCTTCGGCCAGGAAATCGTCCCAATGCGCCTTCTTCTGGCATCGTATGGCGTCATGGTACTCCTTTGCTGCTTCCTTGGCCCGTCGCTCCAAATCCGATCGCGCTCGGCCCGCCCGCCGTTGTGCTCTGGCCTGGTTTCGCCAGAACGTGTACAGCTGGCGCAGTCGTGTTAGGTCTCGTGTCCACCAGCGTTAGTTGGAAGCTCTGAGCTAAGAACAAGTGTGTTTCTATTCTCTATCTATGAGGAGAACACAACTACTTATAGTTGTGATATCCCCTCCATCTGCCTAATGCCATACGGCGCTACTGactgcctgcctggcaggcagTCTCCCAGTGGCGCTCCTGCCTACAGGCAGATATACGTGATCATGGGATTCAACTGCGTTTGGCATAGGGCGATGGCTGTGCGCGGGGCGTCAGTTCGTGGATTGCCTCCAAGACAACTCGCATCAACTGATccgtctgcgtctgcacgTCGACATCCCAGGGGAGCGGCCGGAGACGGTCTTCCACTCTTGCTGCTATGAGATTCCAAGGAGCATTCTTAAATAACAACTTTTGTGTCGTGATCCTCTCGGGCATCGCAACATCAAAAGTCGTCTGGATCGCCCGGTGGTCTGACCCGTGATCTGTTGGATGGAGGCTGCATTTCACCATTTCGTCTGCCAACTCCGAAGTCGCCAGCACTAGATCTATGGTACTTTCATTGTCCGGCCCCTGCCAAGTCCTTGTGCCCCTCGGGAGCAGGCTACAAAGGGCATGTTCGTTCATTAGATCGATGATAGGCTCGGCTTCGCCTTGTCTTCTTGGCGAAACCTCGTCTCCGGTCCAGAGTAGGTCGTGGCGGTTGAAGTCCCCCGCCAGTACCACATCTGTTCGTCTGCCTCTTCTGTCACGAAATCGCTGAATCACGTCATGCAGCTTTGCTAGTGTAGGTACGAGTAGCTccgttttctttctttgtacGTATACAGACACTACCAGCACATCCCTATCCGGCAGTCGGAGCACGGCCGCCGTGAGGTCTGCTGAAGGTATCGGCACCTGCTCAACCTCAATGTCG
This portion of the Pochonia chlamydosporia 170 chromosome Unknown PCv3seq00034, whole genome shotgun sequence genome encodes:
- a CDS encoding reverse transcriptase (similar to Talaromyces marneffei ATCC 18224 XP_002145850.1) — encoded protein: MALDLTRLRQLYTFWRNQARAQRRAGRARSDLERRAKEAAKEYHDAIRCQKKAHWDDFLAEDVNIWKAAKYLEPGKDNMGDKVPPLKREDGSMTESKTDQAEQLLSTFFPPLPARIDEEGERQQRRAVSMPDLTLEEIEVKVMAAKPWKAPGDDGVPAMVWRRLWPVVKYRVLTLFDASLRDGTVPRQWRRAKIIPLKKPDKGDYTDAKAWRPISLLSTLGKIMEAVIAERISYAVETYGLLPANHFGARKRRSAEQALLLLQEQIYKAWRARKVLSLISFDVKGAYNGVCKERLLARMKARGIPDRLIRWVGAFCSDRAASIVVNGHASEVRKLPQAGLPQGSPLSPILFLFFNADLVQRRIKAEGGSIAFIDDYSAWVTGPTAEANRSGIQSIIEGALEWEKRSGATFEAEKTMVIHFTRVTARNSAEPFLIKGKDVKPRNSAKILGVVMDVGLRYQEHMARAAARGLTAAMCLRRLKMLSPKAVCPIVFAIWQYVLPYIDITI